The following are from one region of the Oceanotoga teriensis genome:
- a CDS encoding FmdB family zinc ribbon protein, whose translation MPIYRYRCTKCGHEFTTIHSMNERPDIKCEECGEKAERVIGNVGISFKGSGYYINDSKKSSAAK comes from the coding sequence ATGCCTATTTATAGATATAGATGTACCAAATGCGGACATGAGTTCACTACCATACATTCTATGAATGAAAGACCTGATATAAAATGTGAAGAATGTGGTGAAAAAGCAGAAAGAGTTATAGGAAATGTTGGGATTTCATTCAAAGGTAGCGGATACTATATAAACGACTCCAAGAAGAGTTCAGCTGCTAAATAA
- the rpmI gene encoding 50S ribosomal protein L35: protein MAKIKIKTKSAAKKRYKVTGSGKVVRHRSHTGHNTGKKTNSKMRRLKRPVEINASFEKEAKRILGLR, encoded by the coding sequence ATGGCAAAGATAAAAATTAAAACAAAAAGTGCTGCAAAAAAAAGATATAAAGTTACCGGTTCTGGAAAAGTTGTAAGACATAGAAGTCATACTGGACATAATACAGGTAAAAAAACAAATTCAAAAATGAGAAGATTGAAGAGACCAGTTGAAATTAATGCATCATTCGAAAAAGAAGCTAAAAGAATATTAGGACTAAGATAA
- a CDS encoding TldD/PmbA family protein translates to MMKDILLNICENTKQKGFDVQINVFISKEKKASFSNQKLEELSEGEKGTAGIKLINKDGKKSTSTTNIITEEGIKEAIEKAIEMNEFSEEDSGNIISDQKDFEFMDWTYDKTTAEIELNDIIEMAKELEKKALSLDDKIKFVRGSSVETSTIRNYFVNSNKVFKQSYFTVAEASITLAAIYEEDSSMGFDFDVQSSIRNINLDRIAKNACEKALSGLNSTLLNSGRYDIILSPFASAMLLSVLSTPLSGESVYKGKSFLGGKLEKQIASKKVTLLHDPMNGSAPIMQSYDNEGINTSRFNFIEKGVLKNFAHNLYSAKKLGMKPTGNAFASSNSGIPIISTINMHLMSTSTRKNIINKEKALYITQMMGLHTADPISGRFSIQISGQLIENGEFTKSFRGMTLAGTLSELLENIEEIGSDFKYMGSIAGSTTLIKNMSIGGK, encoded by the coding sequence ATGATGAAGGATATACTTTTAAATATCTGTGAAAATACTAAACAAAAAGGATTTGATGTACAAATAAATGTTTTCATAAGTAAAGAAAAAAAAGCTTCTTTTTCTAATCAAAAATTGGAAGAATTATCCGAAGGAGAAAAAGGTACAGCAGGAATAAAATTGATAAATAAAGATGGAAAGAAAAGTACTTCAACTACTAATATAATAACTGAAGAAGGTATAAAAGAAGCTATTGAAAAAGCTATTGAAATGAATGAATTTTCCGAAGAAGATTCTGGAAATATAATTTCAGATCAAAAAGATTTTGAATTTATGGACTGGACTTATGATAAAACAACTGCTGAAATTGAATTAAATGATATCATTGAAATGGCTAAAGAACTTGAGAAAAAAGCTTTATCTTTAGATGATAAAATAAAATTTGTAAGAGGATCTTCTGTAGAAACTTCTACTATAAGAAATTATTTTGTTAATTCAAATAAAGTTTTTAAGCAATCTTATTTTACAGTTGCAGAAGCTTCAATAACTTTAGCAGCTATTTATGAAGAAGATTCATCCATGGGTTTCGATTTTGATGTACAATCTAGCATAAGAAATATTAACTTGGATAGAATTGCAAAAAATGCTTGTGAAAAAGCCCTAAGTGGTTTAAATTCAACTCTTTTAAATTCTGGAAGATATGATATAATTCTTTCTCCTTTTGCAAGCGCTATGTTGTTGAGTGTATTATCAACTCCATTATCTGGCGAAAGTGTTTATAAAGGAAAATCATTTTTGGGGGGTAAACTTGAAAAACAAATTGCTTCAAAAAAAGTTACCTTATTGCATGATCCTATGAATGGTTCTGCCCCAATAATGCAATCATATGATAATGAAGGAATAAATACTTCAAGATTTAATTTTATAGAAAAAGGTGTTCTTAAAAATTTCGCTCATAATCTTTATTCTGCAAAAAAACTCGGAATGAAACCAACAGGAAATGCTTTTGCTTCATCTAATTCTGGAATTCCAATAATTTCTACAATAAATATGCATCTCATGTCAACAAGTACAAGAAAAAATATAATAAATAAAGAAAAAGCTTTATATATAACACAAATGATGGGATTACACACCGCTGATCCTATATCAGGAAGATTCTCAATTCAAATTAGCGGTCAATTGATTGAAAATGGAGAATTCACTAAAAGTTTCAGAGGTATGACACTTGCTGGAACTTTATCAGAACTCTTAGAAAATATAGAAGAAATTGGTTCCGATTTTAAATATATGGGATCCATTGCAGGTTCAACAACTTTGATAAAAAATATGAGTATCGGTGGAAAATAA
- a CDS encoding MFS transporter, with protein sequence MDSLRIFLLLPFFSVFTQVGIASSFTQIKEIFNSEFFASTFIAITPLVSMIIGPLWGKFLSKYGEKRTYSISLFFWGIIVMLISFFLYNPILSIILRAVQGFFDPVFYNISLTGVSKSSLNIKNKSKFYGYIEIMGSLGAILGPLILGSFFIYYPKQFLFLLSIIVLFYLFFTFKKIKNFEVDVLNKKEPKKFSLLILLATFYGISVLISIVALQVVLPIYVEQIYENAILGKVIASLFSVGLMIGNFAKHKLIGIKKIMPIFTGIILFISYLFIDNPIIFLSILFIGGIFLGLSLTMSSEYASVLSKGFENTGMSFFSSLRISGNIFGPYLAAMAIPNLFILLSALTIVSTGLLFSEKD encoded by the coding sequence ATGGATAGCTTGCGGATTTTTTTACTCTTACCTTTTTTTAGTGTTTTTACTCAAGTTGGTATAGCTTCATCTTTTACACAAATTAAAGAAATTTTTAATTCTGAATTTTTTGCAAGTACTTTTATAGCTATAACACCACTTGTATCAATGATAATAGGACCATTATGGGGAAAATTCCTATCAAAATATGGTGAAAAAAGAACATACTCTATATCTTTATTTTTTTGGGGTATAATTGTTATGTTGATATCTTTTTTTCTATATAATCCTATTTTGAGTATAATTTTAAGAGCTGTTCAAGGCTTTTTTGATCCAGTTTTTTATAATATATCTCTTACGGGAGTATCCAAATCATCTTTAAATATAAAAAATAAATCTAAATTTTATGGTTATATAGAAATTATGGGCAGTCTTGGAGCTATATTAGGACCTTTGATCTTGGGAAGTTTTTTTATATATTATCCTAAACAATTTCTTTTTTTATTATCTATTATTGTCTTATTTTATTTATTTTTTACTTTTAAAAAAATAAAGAATTTTGAAGTTGATGTATTAAACAAAAAAGAACCTAAAAAATTTTCTTTATTAATACTATTAGCAACTTTTTATGGTATTTCTGTTTTAATATCTATAGTTGCTTTACAAGTAGTCTTACCTATATATGTTGAACAAATATACGAAAATGCTATTTTGGGAAAAGTAATAGCTTCTTTATTTTCGGTTGGTCTTATGATAGGTAATTTTGCTAAGCATAAATTAATAGGAATTAAAAAAATTATGCCTATATTCACAGGAATTATATTATTTATTTCATATCTTTTCATAGATAATCCCATTATATTTTTATCTATTTTATTTATAGGAGGTATTTTTTTGGGACTATCTCTTACTATGAGCAGTGAATACGCGTCTGTTTTATCTAAAGGGTTTGAAAATACTGGAATGTCATTTTTTTCTTCTTTGAGGATAAGCGGAAATATTTTTGGACCTTATTTAGCAGCTATGGCAATACCAAATTTGTTTATATTACTTTCAGCTTTAACTATAGTTTCAACTGGATTATTATTTTCTGAAAAAGATTAA
- a CDS encoding TldD/PmbA family protein, which produces MNLSHEEYSDILNKALSNGGEYAEIFFEEVYSNFIIYDNGKFEGSNFSSRKGASLRVVDGDETIFAHTNNPNYENLLQLSENLSKSASSMFKKNNIKIENFEKLEDRGLNDYDINFNDIGMNQKIEKINLAVNTCKEYDSRIKQITVRYGDTQRKVKIINSEGKIVEDIRNYPIFYVVTIAKNENDEMFTGLSGNSENKGFEFFTDEMIIKASKEACNQAIVQLEGEDAPAGEFTVILSAEAGGTMVHEACGHGMEADLVLSGSVYRDKVGKKIASEKITVIDDGTLPNKRGTLNYDDECNKTEKTVLIENGVLKGYMHSRITAKKFGVEPTGNGRRETYMHLPIVRMRNTLIAPGKDDPDEILKSVENGIFVKKMGGGQVDVISGDFQFGISEGYLIENGKLTKAIRGASLVGNGLKVLQSIDMVGNDLGFAVGTCGKDGQGAPVSDAQPTVRIPKMVVGGVVKGGDK; this is translated from the coding sequence TTGAATTTATCTCATGAAGAGTATTCGGATATTCTAAACAAAGCTTTAAGCAATGGTGGAGAATATGCCGAAATTTTTTTCGAAGAAGTTTATTCAAACTTCATAATATATGATAATGGGAAATTTGAAGGATCTAATTTTTCAAGCAGAAAGGGTGCCAGTTTAAGAGTTGTAGATGGTGATGAGACTATATTTGCTCATACAAATAATCCAAATTATGAAAATTTATTGCAATTATCTGAAAATTTATCTAAAAGTGCCTCTTCTATGTTTAAAAAAAATAATATTAAAATTGAAAATTTTGAAAAGCTTGAAGATAGAGGTCTCAATGATTATGATATTAATTTTAATGATATTGGTATGAATCAAAAAATTGAAAAAATAAACTTAGCTGTAAACACTTGTAAAGAGTATGATTCAAGAATAAAACAAATTACAGTAAGATATGGCGATACTCAAAGAAAAGTAAAAATAATAAATTCAGAAGGTAAAATTGTAGAAGATATAAGAAATTATCCTATTTTTTATGTCGTAACAATAGCCAAAAATGAAAATGATGAAATGTTTACAGGATTATCTGGAAATTCTGAAAATAAAGGATTTGAATTTTTTACAGATGAAATGATAATAAAAGCTTCTAAAGAAGCTTGTAATCAAGCTATTGTTCAATTAGAAGGCGAGGATGCTCCGGCAGGAGAGTTTACTGTTATTTTATCAGCCGAAGCAGGTGGTACTATGGTTCATGAGGCTTGTGGACATGGAATGGAAGCTGATTTAGTACTTTCAGGATCTGTTTATAGAGACAAAGTTGGTAAAAAAATAGCTTCTGAAAAAATAACCGTCATCGATGATGGAACATTACCTAATAAAAGAGGAACTTTGAATTATGATGATGAATGTAATAAAACAGAAAAAACAGTATTAATAGAAAACGGTGTGTTAAAAGGTTATATGCATTCAAGAATTACAGCTAAAAAATTTGGCGTTGAACCTACTGGTAATGGTAGAAGAGAAACTTATATGCATTTGCCTATAGTTAGAATGAGAAATACTTTAATAGCCCCTGGAAAAGATGACCCAGATGAAATTTTAAAATCTGTGGAAAATGGCATCTTCGTAAAAAAAATGGGTGGTGGACAAGTAGATGTAATATCTGGAGATTTCCAATTTGGAATAAGTGAAGGTTATTTAATAGAAAATGGAAAGCTTACAAAAGCAATAAGAGGAGCTTCTCTCGTTGGTAATGGACTAAAAGTATTACAAAGCATAGATATGGTGGGAAATGATTTAGGCTTTGCAGTAGGAACATGTGGAAAAGATGGTCAAGGTGCTCCTGTTTCTGATGCCCAACCAACAGTAAGAATACCTAAAATGGTTGTAGGTGGAGTTGTAAAAGGAGGAGACAAATGA
- a CDS encoding phospholipase D-like domain-containing protein — protein sequence MKKFFLVFYIIFVFIFAFSSTFDLFLQKGDILNFKNLKYDDLNKIPSAYYKNNEFFFRAGGSKNFYTFNLGEDTWNITIKPTKDSTILFYDENTSEKNIYNQKIFIEELKKAKKYIYMSIYDIDNIEIVQTLKDLSRDGIYIKIVLESQNQNTYSSMLEKEDNIELKYDSNYALMHNKFIIIDGYCLITGSTNLTNNGLNYNSNNMIFIYNNDLIENYILEFEEQFYDELFGKKNNGKKLNNKFDFNSGYIESYFTPEDNLKQRIIDLINSSEKNIYVMIFTFTDKEIADALIKAKNRGVEVKVIMENFQAGSKWSTWEQLKSENVEVIVDKNSKVFHHKVIIFDEKKVLTGSFNFTNSAQNKNDENSIIIHSSEISEEYIKEFKRYWNIYNL from the coding sequence ATGAAAAAATTTTTTTTAGTTTTTTATATTATTTTTGTTTTTATATTTGCTTTTTCATCAACCTTTGACCTGTTTTTACAAAAAGGGGATATTTTAAATTTTAAAAATTTAAAATATGATGATTTAAATAAAATACCATCTGCATATTATAAAAATAATGAATTTTTTTTTAGAGCTGGTGGAAGTAAAAACTTTTATACATTTAATCTTGGCGAAGATACATGGAATATCACAATAAAACCGACTAAAGATTCTACAATATTATTTTATGATGAAAACACTTCAGAAAAAAATATTTATAATCAAAAAATTTTTATTGAAGAATTAAAAAAAGCTAAAAAGTATATTTATATGAGTATTTATGATATAGATAATATAGAGATAGTTCAAACATTAAAAGATCTTTCTAGAGATGGAATATATATAAAAATAGTTTTAGAATCACAAAATCAAAATACTTATTCAAGTATGCTTGAAAAAGAAGATAATATAGAACTCAAATATGATTCTAATTATGCATTAATGCATAATAAATTTATAATAATAGATGGATATTGTCTCATAACGGGAAGTACAAATCTAACAAATAATGGGTTGAATTATAATTCAAATAATATGATATTTATATATAATAATGATTTAATAGAAAATTATATTCTTGAATTTGAAGAACAATTTTATGATGAATTATTTGGTAAAAAAAATAATGGTAAAAAATTAAATAATAAATTTGATTTTAATAGTGGGTATATAGAATCTTATTTTACACCAGAGGATAATCTTAAGCAAAGAATAATAGATCTTATAAATAGTTCAGAAAAGAATATATATGTTATGATATTTACTTTTACAGATAAAGAAATAGCAGATGCTTTAATTAAAGCTAAAAATAGGGGGGTAGAAGTTAAAGTAATAATGGAAAATTTTCAAGCTGGTTCAAAGTGGTCTACTTGGGAACAATTAAAATCTGAAAATGTAGAAGTTATAGTAGATAAAAATTCAAAAGTATTTCATCATAAAGTTATTATTTTTGATGAAAAAAAAGTTTTAACTGGTTCTTTTAATTTTACTAATTCTGCACAAAACAAGAATGATGAAAATTCTATTATAATACATAGTTCAGAAATTTCAGAAGAATATATTAAAGAATTTAAAAGATATTGGAATATTTACAATTTGTAA
- the infC gene encoding translation initiation factor IF-3, whose translation MSDKNKVIRNEKIKVPKVLLIDAEGEKLGVTPTKEALIKAREAGLDLVLVAPTAKPPVAKIMDLGKYLYEKEKREKEAKKNQKKQVVKEMKFRLRIDDHDFDTKVRKINDFLKEGQKVRAVIMFLGRDIMFKDKGKELIDRIIEETSEYGKLSRPAKMVGRDMDIFLEPIKAENN comes from the coding sequence ATAAGCGATAAGAATAAAGTTATTAGGAATGAAAAGATAAAAGTTCCTAAAGTACTGTTGATCGACGCTGAAGGTGAAAAATTGGGCGTAACTCCTACAAAAGAAGCTTTAATAAAAGCAAGAGAAGCTGGACTCGATTTAGTTTTGGTTGCACCAACTGCTAAGCCACCTGTTGCTAAGATTATGGACCTGGGTAAATATCTTTATGAGAAAGAAAAAAGAGAGAAAGAAGCTAAAAAAAATCAGAAAAAGCAAGTTGTTAAAGAGATGAAATTTAGACTTAGAATCGATGATCATGATTTTGATACTAAGGTCAGAAAGATAAATGATTTTTTGAAAGAAGGTCAAAAAGTTAGAGCAGTAATAATGTTTTTGGGTAGAGATATTATGTTCAAAGACAAAGGAAAAGAGTTAATTGATAGAATTATTGAAGAAACTTCTGAATATGGAAAATTATCTAGACCTGCTAAAATGGTTGGAAGAGATATGGACATATTCCTTGAACCAATAAAAGCTGAAAATAATTAA
- a CDS encoding N-glycosylase/DNA lyase, which produces MENLLNELNEIKPIIKIDVENRFKEFEDLGENGDSLDLFSELSFCVMTANWTSKGGIKAQTYIGKEGFAHLSYEDLNKKMKEVGHRFPNTRTKYIIENRWIIPELKNMLKNNNPFEIRKYIAKNVKGIGWKEASHFLRNTGEKNLAILDKHIMRIMLKSNLINELPKSGWNEKKYINMEQRLIPLSKKFGEDMGKLDLYLWYLAKGSIDK; this is translated from the coding sequence ATGGAAAATCTTTTAAATGAATTAAATGAAATAAAACCAATTATAAAAATTGATGTTGAAAATAGATTTAAAGAATTTGAGGATTTGGGAGAAAATGGAGATTCTTTGGACTTATTTTCAGAACTTAGTTTTTGTGTAATGACGGCAAATTGGACATCGAAAGGTGGTATAAAAGCACAAACTTATATAGGAAAAGAAGGATTTGCTCATCTAAGTTATGAAGATTTGAATAAGAAAATGAAAGAAGTAGGACATAGATTTCCAAACACAAGAACTAAGTACATAATTGAAAACAGATGGATTATTCCAGAATTAAAAAATATGCTAAAAAATAATAATCCATTTGAAATTAGAAAATATATAGCTAAGAATGTCAAAGGGATTGGATGGAAAGAAGCCAGCCATTTTCTTAGAAATACAGGAGAAAAAAATTTAGCTATTTTAGATAAGCATATAATGAGAATAATGTTAAAATCGAATCTTATAAATGAGCTACCTAAATCTGGTTGGAATGAAAAAAAATATATAAATATGGAACAAAGACTTATACCTTTATCAAAAAAATTTGGAGAAGATATGGGAAAATTAGATTTATATCTTTGGTATTTAGCAAAAGGAAGCATAGATAAATAA
- the rplT gene encoding 50S ribosomal protein L20 — MRVKRAVNARKKRKKILKAAKGYRGALSRRYTLAKEQYLRNGNFEYADRKKKKRNYRRLWVTRINAAARMEGMKYNELIHGLKLANVNINRKMLAEIAATDMESFKEYVNIAKEALKV; from the coding sequence ATGAGAGTAAAAAGAGCTGTTAACGCAAGAAAAAAGAGAAAGAAGATATTAAAAGCAGCTAAAGGTTATAGAGGTGCTTTAAGTAGAAGATATACATTAGCTAAAGAACAATATTTAAGAAATGGAAATTTTGAATATGCTGATAGAAAAAAGAAAAAGAGAAATTACAGAAGATTATGGGTTACAAGAATAAATGCAGCAGCAAGAATGGAAGGCATGAAATATAATGAATTAATTCATGGTTTGAAATTAGCTAATGTTAATATAAATAGAAAAATGTTAGCTGAAATAGCAGCTACAGATATGGAATCTTTTAAAGAATACGTAAATATAGCAAAAGAAGCATTAAAAGTATAA